The Rosa chinensis cultivar Old Blush chromosome 7, RchiOBHm-V2, whole genome shotgun sequence DNA segment CCGAGCAAATTTCTTTTCTGCGAAGCAAGCAATGGACGCCTTCACCTCCTTCTTCGATTCCCAATCGTCTTCAAGGAACCGCTGGACTTACGAGTCGCTCAAGAATTTCCGTCAGATCTCTCCCGTCGTTCAGAATCATCTCAAACTGGTAAGCCTCTTTCTCCGATCAGATTTTCTCTCTCCGTTCCGGCCGTGTTTGGTTTCCTAGAAAGTTAGGAAGAAGATCGTTATATTTGTATGAAATTTCTTATCTCTGTGTGTGTTTTATCGTTCTTGTTCGCCTTCATTTGGTTTATCTTTGTGATTACAGTTTTTGATCTGAAAATTGTGCTGGTTGTATTGATTGTGATATCTATTTCCTTTAcggaagaagaggaaaatacGTATATGATTTTCTTATGTTGTGTATTATAGTTTCTTGTTCACCTTCGTTTCGTATATGTTTCTGATTTCAATTCTTTGATGAGAAAAGAATTGTAATCtagctggttttttttttttatatagattGTGCTATCTAGTCGGTTTGTTCTCTGTTCTGAAATTTGTTTTCTGTGGTCATGGTGTTGTAATTCGCGAATGCTTTGGTACTGTATTTGTTCATGTTTAGTTCTTTTAGAAAAGATTAGAAGGAGATGAGGTTCGAGATGTAAAAGAGAAACACGTATGTAATGGTTTGCAAAATTAGTATTCCAGATAAACATAATTAAAGAACATAGAGGAACATGCCCTTAGTGTTCGGCTATTTTGGTTAGGTTGATTGCTTGGAATTGAGAGTAGAATTGTTCCTTTATTGCTGCACAACTTATTTCGCTTAGTTTTGTGGTTGAGTTCTTAGGATTAGCTTGGTTGAATTTTTGTTTTCGTTCTCGTCTTTGCTTGGCCCAAATGGCTTACTTGTTTAAACAATATGATTTATTGTTTAATGTCATATTAGGTCTACCTCACGCTATGCTGTGCTCTCGTTGGTGCGGCTGCTGGAGCTTACCTGCATCTTATCTGGAACATTGGTGGCCTTTTAACAACTCTGGCCACAGTGGGATGTACTATCTGGTTACTCTCCACCCCTCCCTATGAAGAGGTAGAGTTATTCATTGTTCTTTCTTCTGCCTCCTGCAGTCGTGTGTTTTTGtgatgttttgtttttattgattGTTATTTTCTGTTGAACAGAAAAAGAGGGTTTCTCTACTAATGGCGGCTGCAACCTTTCAAGGGGCTACTGTTGGTCCTCTTATTGATCTGGCCATTAACATGAACCCAAGGTATGTACCTGTTATTATGTTTTTGCTGTGCATTTCTCTGTAACAGTCGTTGCCATTTATTTTAGATTGAACTGTATTGTTAGCTTTGAGCAACGAACCATGCAATTATGGGAAATAATTTCTTAGAAcacaattggttttgtttcaccTTGATGAGAGTATGATAGTTGTATCCTTTCATTTTTATGGGTTATCCAACTTAAGTGTGGCTAATGTTATGGTTTAACTTGTGGATATTAGATTTTGAGCGCTATCctgatctgtttttttttttcctttctcttttttgaaCAGCATCCTGATCAGTGCCTTTGGGGGAACTGCTTTGGCCTTTGGTTGTTTCTCAGCAGCAGCCATGTTGGCAAAGCGCAGAGAATACCTTTACCTTGGGGGCTTGCTCTCTTCGGGCGTGTCCATCCTTCTCTGGTTGCGATTTGCTTCTGCCATCTTTGGTGGTTCAGCTTCCCTTTTTGAGTTTGAGGTAATAAATCATAATGTACTAATGTGACAATGTTCTACATGGTCATTTGAAGAAGTAGGGAGGTATTTTTTGGCTGTTTACACCTGTTTATTCGTGTTTGCAGTTGTATTTTGGGCTTATGATTTTCGTGGGCTACATGGTAGTCGACACCCAGGAGATGATCGAGAGGGCACACCTTGGTGATCTGGACTATGTGAAGCATGCCCTAACCCTTTTCACTGATTTTATTGCTGTTTTTGTTCGCATACTCATCATCATGGTAAGTAACGAAGTAACTTTTCTTCTGTTGTCAGTTTTCACGGTTCTTTCtagattgaaaccctaaataaaTGCTTGTTGCTTATGGCAGTTGAAGAATGCTGACaagaatgagaagaagaagaaaaggagggaTTGAGCTGTTTTCCCCTGGATAACAAGAGTGCATACAAAGGCAACAATCAGAGTTGCATGTCAATAGGGTTTTATGTCCAACTTTGGATACACCATAATTTCTGTTAATATTCCCTACTTTTGTGGGTGGTAGACTGGTAGTGGTTTTCTGGTGTTGCTGCTGGTTGTGGCATGGCTACTTGCAGAATGCTTGGACCTATTATAAGCTACTGTAAACCTGACGAGTTTAGTGTTGATAAATGTCTTTTGCTGTATTGATCTAGTGTTGTTTATGtgtttcctcttctttttgatCATGACTACTGAGTTGAGGTGCGATGTTTTGGCAAAATGTTGCCAGTTACGATGCACCCAGCTACGACCATCTGTTCTCTGTTGGGTCTAACAGACCCTAAGGTCAGAGTGGATTAGTGTGCGCTAAATGTTTCATTACAGCTGTGATGAGCCTTTGCTGCGGTTCTGAATAGAGTTTGGCTATCCAGCTGGATAAAATGATCTATATCGAAACGACTAAAAAGACACCAGAAGCACGTTTAACTGTATCAAGAAAAAGTCAAAATGCTAGTATGGTCTTGGCTTGATGCAAAACAGAACGTGCAGAACGTATGTCATTAGACCAACTCGGCAACTCCCCtatttcaatttttcaaatCAACACGCCGCTAACTCCACAATTACTCTTAAGTTGACGGAAAATGTCCTGGTTCGGTAATGTAATTAACCGGTGTGTctgggaaaaaaagaaagaaaaaaaagtcagCGTGAGTGTAGTTTACAGACACTGGTTATCCAATAACTGAATCGGTGGAAGTCTCTACTGGAAACTTTATACTTTAAATTTGGGACAACATGTTTTTTGAGAAGTCACTTGATTGTATTGAATGAAGACCCCAAAAAGATTAAGTAGACCTCACTTGATTTACGTGTTGAATGAATACTCCAAAAAGATTAAATAGACCTCACTGAAAGCGAGACTTGTTCTTGCTAGTTAGTTTTTCGTACTTTTAACCctttttgtaaccaaaaaaaaaaaaaaatcgggtAGAATTTTCAAATCAACCATCGCATGATTTGTTCTAATTTTTATTACTCTCTGTTAAAGAGTTTCACCCCATCCGGGTTATATACAAAACCGCGAGTGCTACGTATAAAGCAAAGAAATGATGCGGATCCAAAACCGCATAACCGGCCCAAACAAGCCCCGACTCTGGTCAGTCTCAATCCCCAGCATTTCTTGTTTCCACTCCCCAAGGTCAGAAAAATTTCATGATTTCAAATTCTATCTATTCTTTTCCTATTTGTCATATTTAAACGCAGCGTTTCAATTGAAATCGGCAGATTCAACTCAGAGGACTGCGATTCTAATCGGAAGTGTTAGGAGGTTGGTATGAATAagattttggattttggaagGAAGGCTCTGTTCTACGCCAGGGTTCTTTCCGGCTATGAAGAACGCAGAATCCGAAGCTATCGCTTGCAGGTCGAGAAGCGTATCAAACAGGttagcttttcttttttctattctcTGAATTCTTATTCTTCTTGTTTTAATCCGATCCTAAACCCTCAATTGTTGTTATTCTTTGATTGATACAAATTCTGTCGCAATGAATTGTCCGTTCCTTGATGATTATGTTGAAGAATTAGTTGCTACCGAGAATTGGAAGAGAATCGGATCCGGTTTGAGATACaatcaaaacaataatggaATGTAGAATTTGAGGAGAGATGCGAatcctttgtttttcatttttgttaacCTAGTTGTGAAATGAGCCTGAGCCTGAGGGCCTTCTCAGTTCTCAGGTTCGTTCTAAAGAATCGAGCGTTACCTTCGGTTTTAGTGTTTTAGGGTCCTAGTTTAACTTTAATATTCACCAGATCAGGACATTTTATGCTTTGCAGCTACTATAGTGATCATTTTATAcaaaaattgatgcaaattcatgacTTAAACGTCGTTTACTTTCTAACGAATTAAGAACTATTTACTAGTGCCGGTTAAGAACTTGTTTACTTTTTTGGATACTTAAGACAATGGTGGATAGCTTTCATAGGCATGCTTTCACCTGCGAATTGTATATGGGCTTAACCTGTACAGTGTTTTCATGAATGACCAAGAAAATATCCTCATCAACTTCTCCCGTCTTGTGTGGCCTTAAAATCCGCATCAGAAGGGTGGGCTGAGAGATACATGAAGAAAGATTACCCCACTTTTTAATGAAATGTTTGTTTTCTCCGTAACTCATTTATCATTCTTGCTTGGTGATTAGAAAACATAACATCATAAGGAGGATTTAGATGTAGACGAGCATACGGAAAATCATTCTATGCACCAAGTATGATAATTCAACTGTTTCATGTTCAAGAATTTGAATGAATTTGTGGAAATGACTTGTACTTGTCAATTCTGCCGCAATTTGTAATTGTTCTCTTTTTGAACTATTTATTATCTGCAATAGAAGCAATTCTGTCCTCAGAACTGTGCATCATGGCTTTACTTTAGAATGAAACATTTTAGACTGGATCTCTTACTTGGTATCTCCTTTTCTCGCCCCGGTTGCTATAAAATATCTAGCTTTAGAGTACACCAGTAGCCGAACTGCACCTGCCTTAATACTATGAGTGCAAAATTCTTTTCCCACCTCTTTTCTTATCAAAGCACTTATCTTTCTCTTTCCAGGCAGAAGAGCGGAAGCTGGCTATAAGAAAGCTTCCTGAGCAGACTATTTTGTCGGAGGTTCGCCGTATGGTTGAGGAGATGCAGAATTTAAATAAGAAGCTAGAAGAGACTGTAAGTTCTATTGCCAGTGCTGATCTCATTTGGGATAAGCTTATGTTAGTAGAATTTTGATGACTTCCTGTTTTTctatttaaaatctcatcaCAAAGATATCTGTGTGATTGAAAGCATTATCCTTCGAGACATATACTGGATACATTTGCTGTCTTTCGCACCTCAAAACTCAATCAAAAGTTTTAAAATTGAACATAATGACATAATAATTATGTACCGCAAATTCCCCTCAATAAAGCATACACCCCAAAATCCCCCCTGGTGTTGGTTTTAATCATGCCTGCAGTATAAGaaatctttgtttttttgtttttacctaCTTTAGTATACCTGTCTTTTTGTATGCTTTCTCTGATGAAGCCTGTCTCATCTAACGAAATTGAATgcatttctgatttttctgcaGGAGGCTGCTATTGAAGACTACTTCAAGCCACTCGACCAAGAGGCTCAGAGGATAATGAAAACACAACTTGAAGGAGAGGAGAGAACAATGAAGCAGATGATGAAAACCATGCATGACCAGGCTATGCTTGATATAGCtgaagaggagagaaaaataaaagcaCAAATAGTCGACACAAACCAGAAGAACCAAGACCCAAGACCTAATACCCAACATCTGCCACCGCCCCCCTGAAGGTTAGACAAGATGATTTTGTAATAATTGGTAATATAGCTTTAGGATTACTCCTGTACGAGCATTATCAGTTTTGGTTGTTTCAGTAACTGTGCTTTGGTATGAATATAAGAGAAGTACTCTGTACTGCAAGTTTTACCACAACTCTTGGATTATGAACCGACTTGGCAATAAAGTAATTGTCTCATCATATGTAACACAGTTCTCTCCCCTCGCCATTTCTTCAGTAATGAATTTATACAACATCACGTCACGATTGTTGTATATAATACTGCATTCGTTGCATGCATCTTGGACAATTTGGCTACAAATGAATTAGAACGAAAAAGCACAAGGAAAAGGGAGTGATTTTGCTGCTGAGACCCCCTCTCCTCCCTATACAATTGCAGTTTGTGATAGCTGAGATTAGACTGAAGTAATTGTTGGAAGGTTCTCGCGTGCCAAATAAATCTCTACTCAACCTTTACTCCTAAGTCTGGATGTGGGAGCTGTGTAGCCGTCGTTGTGAGTATTTGCTCCTATACGTCAGGTCCCAAGTTCTGTTCAAACCCCTCGGGACTGGGGTGACTGAGCCTCGTGTTGCCTTCAAAGACCGGCTACTCGTGCTCCTTCCGGACTCAAACATAGCGGTGTTGAACTCCATTTCTGTCTTTCCAAGCATGTAGGCCAAGGACTAATTACCAAACTTGACTGGAATTAGGCTGCCTCTACTTGCGTATTTTTTGACCCTGCCCACCTTCATACTCCGTGAAAACTGGAAACTGACGCAGTCAACAACTCAACATAAAGATACAGGTAGATGTAGATCATCCACATTCATCACAAAAAGCCAACTCAAATTGCATTTCGTTCTCCGAAAGTTGGATAAAATAATTGCCTCAAATAGCTCAGCCCAAGTCCTTTCAAATTAATGCATCTGATGGAGTCTATTCATTGGACTTTGTCTTAGTAAAGGGATACATCATGATTTTCTATCTTTATTGGGTCTTGTTGGATCTGCCCCTGGTTCTATGGCTTCAAGCAAATGGAGTCACTCGCATACAATGTGAAAGCTTTTACTTTGGCAAGACTGAGAGCATATGCGAGGGTCAGTGGGGTATTTTGGATCAATGGcaatttcaaaatataattCATGTATGCTTAGTTTTAATAATTTAATTGACATATTGAATTGCAGACGTGTCACAGCAGCCGTATCCATTACTTAGAGCAAGTATACCCGTTGAATTATCAGGTCATGGTCACTGGGTCAGACactattcattatttttttatgtttgtttccaTCCGTTGGGTGTAGGTCACTGAGTCAGTTTGGAAATTGATCTGGGTCACTTCGGGTCGGTTTATAGGTCAAGAAACTGATGACTAATAGAGCGACCAGAACGACCCAAAACTAATCCAATAACCCAAATCTAACGGGTGAAAACAAACACATAAAAACAATGACAAGGGTCAGTGGGGTACTTTAGATATTCTATCCTATAAAAGCAATGACAAtgacaatttcaaaatattaattttaataATTTAATTGATATGTTGGCACAGCAGCCGTATCCATTACTTAGGCAGCAAAGCTAGCTTGGCAATATTTCTTTTCTGGGTGTTTTAACCTTTTTTCCTTCTATGACCGACCTTTTTCCTCCATTCCTTCTACTTTAACTTGAGCTAGAAGCCTAGAAGCTCATGACCATGGACGTGTGGGTTTAGCTTTGGAGCTAGATATTTCAGTGGATTTAGCATCAAGTTGTGGCCATTGGGATTGGTTAGTCATGTCAATTAAAATGGCCTAAAATAGACCTCATGATTCGAGTTGTTTATATATTAATGTTCCTTATGGGGCATGTAGCTGTTAAATGGGATTTGGTTTGGGTGACATTTGATGGAGGACAAATGCCAAATTATAGCCCTTTTTCCCATGTGCTGATCTAATCAAATCCTGTAATGGCTTGTTCATTAATTAATCCAAGCATCTCCAGTACCCTCTCTTTGTCTACACATTCAATTCTTTAATGACACGTTCActtatttgaaatataaaataatcataaatcgaagacaactggaatgagagaagaaatgaatcggtattgatttcggatgagttgattcctaaacgcatctccccccttcgtaatcaaattcctgagtattcaggaatcgattccttacAAGGAGATGGGACCTACACTAATTCTgtttccttcatgtgttagtaaacgcatgaatacttttacccggaatcattctgattcctctatgtgttagtaaacgtaaAATaattttaccccgtaatcattccctcccattccaagtaagtaaatgtgCCCTAAGTAAGATCAACAATTGGAACCCAAATAAGGCCAtgcaacccttttttttttttttttttaaacctatAGGGGACAATAAACATAAAAGATACTCTCTAATGGTCTGTCAATAAAATATTATAgttcttgaccaaaagcacTAAAATTCAGCAAAATTGTTTCACTTACTGTAGCAACAGATTTTATTCTCACTAAttcaatttaaaataaaataacaattttTCCATTCATATAATTAAGAAATTGCATCCATGCCactctttcctctctctccaCGCCGCTGgcaccgtctctctctctctctctctctctctctctctcgccagTCATCCCTCTTGAACGGAGTCTACATCAATCACCGATCGACAACGTGCTGGCCCAATGGCCGTCATCGTCGTCCTCCGCCGCCAGAAATCTCTTTCTCAAAGGATAAGTATCGGAcagttgaggaagaagaagaagatcgatcATCTACATCTAGGGATCGAAATTTAAATTCCATGGAAGTTAATCGGTTAAAAGGAAGCAGATTAGGATGAAACCCGCCCCGACTATGTTTGCGTTTCCAACGTAGCTATTGAACTCGTTTTGGTTGGCATCTCCTTTCTTGCCGTAGCTGATGAACGTTTCGGAGTCGGCGTTGGTTGTCGTAGCTATAGCCCGTAAAGGAGAGCTTGTGATTGTTGGAGGTCGAGTCGAAGGAAGTGAATCAAAAATTAGGGACGTTGACCTAGTCATGATAGCTGCTGAAATAGCTAGATCTGACAAAGGCGCCGGCCGTTACTCGCAAGACGTACAAGTACACCTTCGAGCGCAACCTCGGTTTCCCTCTCCTCCCCAACGTCTTCTAGTAAGCTATCACTCTCAGATCGATTCATGGATTGAAAGGCCCAAATATGAGCCACCTAAGTTTGGTTTTCTTTGGGGAGGAAACCTTGAACTTAGAGTTCCGGTCGTGGGTTTGCAATCGGCGAAGAAGGGAGAACCATAGAAGacgtgggtgcccaaatcaaatttttttttatttggtgaaATGGTGGCATAAGGCTTAGAAGGAAAGaatacatgtctattgggaggcaatacatgTCTATTGACGGGCAATacatattttgaattgatgtaatttttttttttgttccttaaTCAAAgctttatttgtttaattttagagAGATTAATTTCCATTCAGGCAAccgaaatgtctattgggggacaatagaggtttattggcctcgccaataaacctctccggctctctatgagatctctgacaacctctttggggacATCCGGCGAGGTTTCatacacttttattgccccccaatagaggtttattgggggccaataaacctttctggcgacctatgagatctccaacgATTTCTTTGGAGAACTCCAATGAGGTTTTCAGagaattccggtgggcggctaccggtgaccggaatccggctgcaAGTGACGAGACTCCGACGAAGTCTCTTATAGCTtctttctcttccattctctctctctctctctctctctctctctctctctctccccctctctctctctctctctctctctctctctactctctatgtaacaaaggggtgagggtaaaataatctcaaaaataaacaaaaaacaaaacttattTGGGTATTAAGGAAGACCTCATTAAAGTCTTTATGGgtaagaggaaattaaaaacACTTTATGGGATAAGTGGGATAAATGACCCTAGAATtcgggtaaatagacaaaaacccaaaacatTAATTATTGAgtgattctagttggacctccaaatttgatatttggacttcTCTCACTTATTAAACATCCAATTTACTTTATTGAATATTTAAAAGGCTAAGTACACatccttaattttaccaaaacacccttgaacaatTAAATCTATATCTCAacaatttgttgttgttgttgtttttttttttttttatctatatcAATTCAATCACCAAGAATTTTGTGAGAAGCTATCTACATCTTTTAGTGTACTTTCAGTGACGGAACCAGAAACTGATTCTTGGAGGGGCCGAACAAGTAGACAACTATaaagttttttcttttgttaatctAGATCATAGCttttttttgttagttttgCAATATGGATGGTTCTCAAAAAACTTtggttctcaaataaataatatatatcgattaaatctaattaaaagGAATTGATCTTGGATCTTAGTTagtaataactacaccaaaatattcaataaatttagtttaagaaaatttcaaatcagattgttttgaatttactttatATTAAGTGATGGGgccatatatataaattaattatttttacttaatttttttatgttaattataatattatataggtaatataaggaaattttgaaggaaagaaaagtttaattgaatgttatattaatgagggaggtaagaagagtatttgctttattttatatatatatatatatatatatatatatatatatatttgtctctcttttttcttttttttgaaaaggtcTCTCTTTGTActtatttgtctttttataTGAGTTGATAAAAGTCTATTGACAATTAAAAAAAGATGAAGgtcaaaatatcaaatttggaggtccaactagaaccactctTAATTattcaattgaaaaaaaaaaatctcacttAAATGTCGCAAAAAAATTATCTCATCGCTATAAGTCCAAGATTCTTTTTTGTAATGTATTTTGACGTTGTGATAAGTTCATGCACCTAAATATTCACCAAGCCCTGGAGGCAAAAGTTAAGAAATCTTTGCATATTTATCTCTAATTAGAGAAATGCTTTCCATTGTTATGTTAACCTTTTGTGCTTTTCCAGAATTCAAGTAGTAGCAATATTGTGAAATACGTAGCCttggcttcttcatcttcttcttttgcaaAAGTGGCTGAATGAGTCTCCAAAACCTGGGGCTTCTTACTACATTTGTACAATAATCGATTCTAAAGCCAGAACCGAAAATTCCTATCCTAATTTATTCTCTGTCTCCATATACATGAGTctcttttgaccaaaaaaaatagaaatatacATGTGTCTCTCATCAAATTGCAAATCCTGATAAGAGTCCACCAtcctttttggtttgttttcgAATATCTAGTCTCTACATACTCATATTTTTTCTTTGCAGAATCGTTGTTGGCTAACTTAATCACTACGCATTAGGCTTAATAGTGATTAGCTTAATCTTGTCTTTTATGGTTTAACTAATTCACTAACGGGAACTTTGGTATGGTAGTGATTTTTAATCTTTTGATACTCTTGTTGATAAAGTTGATTAGATAACTAATCTCGTAGCATCACGCTAtgagtagtaattagttctataATATTATTCTTACGGAGAAATGTAATCAACTTTGATCATAGGCACCTCCATTGAGGCTGCTTTTAATGAATTTCTCTTCTTtgcgtcaaaaaaaaaaaaaggagaaatgtGAAGCCAAATTTtgtcactttttttttatgtagGATTTATTTCGAGATGAAGAGAATGTGAGGGCCGGAGGGACACCATAGGTCGACATTCCTTATTTTCAATGTACTGATTATTGTTAGGATTTTGTGGGGTCATTTGTCACGACTTCACAATATATGGTCTGACCGCTACCTAATCATTTTG contains these protein-coding regions:
- the LOC112176688 gene encoding bax inhibitor 1 — translated: MDAFTSFFDSQSSSRNRWTYESLKNFRQISPVVQNHLKLVYLTLCCALVGAAAGAYLHLIWNIGGLLTTLATVGCTIWLLSTPPYEEKKRVSLLMAAATFQGATVGPLIDLAINMNPSILISAFGGTALAFGCFSAAAMLAKRREYLYLGGLLSSGVSILLWLRFASAIFGGSASLFEFELYFGLMIFVGYMVVDTQEMIERAHLGDLDYVKHALTLFTDFIAVFVRILIIMLKNADKNEKKKKRRD
- the LOC112176689 gene encoding uncharacterized protein LOC112176689; this encodes MMRIQNRITGPNKPRLWSVSIPSISCFHSPRFNSVGMNKILDFGRKALFYARVLSGYEERRIRSYRLQVEKRIKQAEERKLAIRKLPEQTILSEVRRMVEEMQNLNKKLEETEAAIEDYFKPLDQEAQRIMKTQLEGEERTMKQMMKTMHDQAMLDIAEEERKIKAQIVDTNQKNQDPRPNTQHLPPPP